One Triticum dicoccoides isolate Atlit2015 ecotype Zavitan chromosome 5B, WEW_v2.0, whole genome shotgun sequence genomic window carries:
- the LOC119310844 gene encoding protein EMSY-LIKE 3-like → MNPMGYRPYDSSGTDDDLPSSQNRGLRGRSFSGNGRASAGPFPYARPHNDLESQVHLVEQEAYTGVLRAFKVQSDALSWEKESLISELRKELRVSDEEHRELLNKVNEDGAIRGMRELRQGGGTPSGLHRGSRVLHDGEPGPTAKRQRPSHLMPSHSSGLQSPVMSSHSVPSSSKWGPSSASRGKRAKSTTPLALPSMDPTSLISRKVFTRWPDDNNFYEATITRYNPATGEHALVYDMGKTTESWESVRLCDMRPEDIRWERDDQGISNRDSWGPSGPLLNRNQSNNGRGRLSQNEHPNKYGPPQNGINRNIGEIDVPNTQSVVIEVERVLSNPNMHEIEKAKKLLTDQEQSLLDAIASLDDASDSESEDKAMEARMGSGGDHTGRNGIAC, encoded by the exons ATGAATCCCATGGGGTACCGCCCCTATGATAGCAGCG GGACAGACGATGATCTCCCCTCGTCACAAAATAGAGGACTAAGAGGACGATCTTTCAGTGGGAATGGGAGAGCATCAGCTGGACCGTTTCCTTATGCAAGGCCACACAATGATTTGGAGAGCCAAGTACATCTGGTTGAGCAAGAGGCGTACACTGGTGTTCTTAGGGCATTCAAAGTTCAATCTGATGCATTGTCTTGG GAAAAAGAAAGTCTGATTTCTGAACTCAGGAAGGAATTGAGAGTTTCTGATGAGGAACACAGGGAGCTATTAAACAAGGTTAATGAAGATGGGGCCATCCGTGGAATGAG GGAGCTGAGACAGGGAGGTGGGACCCCGAGTGGGCTGCATCGTGGCAGCAGAGTTCTTCATGATGGAGAACCTGGGCCAACTGCTAAAAGGCAACGACCATCTCATTTAATGCCTTCGCATTCTTCGGGCCTCCAGTCCCCTGTTATGTCTTCACATTCTGTCCCGTCTTCGTCAAAGTGGGGACCATCTTCAGCATCAAGGGGGAAAAGAGCAAAGTCG ACTACGCCACTGGCATTACCATCCATGGATCCGACCTCATTGATTAGCCGGAAGGTTTTTACAAGATGGCCAGATGATAACAACTTCTATGAGGCCACTATAACCCGTTACAATCCTGCTACG GGCGAACATGCTCTTGTCTATGACATGGGCAAAACAACTGAGTCATGGGAGTCTGTCAGGCTTTGTGAT ATGAGACCTGAAGATATAAGATGGGAACGTGATGATCAAGGCATCTCAAATCGAGATAGTTGGGGCCCTTCTGGTCCATTGTTGAACAGGAACCAAAGCAACAATGGTAGAGGGAGACTATCTCAGAATGAGCATCCAAATAAATATGGTCCACCTCAAAATGGCATCAACAGGAATATTGGTGAAATTGACGTGCCTAACACTCAGAGTGTCGTGATTGAG GTGGAGAGGGTATTGTCAAATCCAAATATGCATGAAATTGAGAAGGCAAAGAAACTGCTAACA GACCAGGAGCAGTCATTACTTGATGCAATTGCCAGTCTTGACGATGCATCAGATAGCGAAAGTG AGGATAAGGCCATGGAAGCCCGAATGGGTTCTGGTGGTGATCACACGGGTAGGAACGGCATTGCCTGTTAG